One genomic segment of Trichococcus shcherbakoviae includes these proteins:
- a CDS encoding LacI family DNA-binding transcriptional regulator translates to MVTINDIAKMAGVAKSTVSRYLNGGAVSEKTKAKLDEIVAENDYKPNKFAQSLKAKRTHMVGTIIPRLNSFATNEALRGLENSLRLSKNQLLITNADQSREREIEAISTLAKQRVDGIVFFAAAITPAHVKAFEEADVPVVIVGQSHPDFHCIIHDDEKAGRSVGAYAVANGHRNILVFGVDESDTAVGVTRRNGIEQAFEGHDIDYTFVKTSFAMKDAYEKALEILPQSKATFVIGATDNIAIGIMRAAHELQIEIPNQLSLAGFGGYEITEAVYPRITTVHYPFQESGELAAKILMELILEKEVDLIQTLDNELLIRESTQKNA, encoded by the coding sequence ATGGTCACCATCAATGACATCGCCAAAATGGCCGGTGTGGCGAAGAGCACCGTTTCCCGCTATCTGAACGGCGGGGCGGTCAGCGAAAAAACAAAGGCGAAGCTGGATGAGATTGTTGCCGAGAACGACTATAAACCGAATAAATTTGCCCAAAGCCTGAAAGCGAAGCGCACGCATATGGTCGGGACGATCATTCCGCGTCTGAATTCCTTTGCGACGAATGAAGCGTTGCGGGGCTTGGAGAACAGTTTGCGCCTTTCCAAAAACCAACTGTTGATCACGAATGCGGATCAGAGCCGCGAGCGCGAAATCGAAGCCATCTCCACCTTGGCGAAGCAGCGCGTCGACGGCATCGTCTTCTTCGCCGCTGCCATCACACCGGCTCATGTCAAGGCGTTCGAAGAGGCTGATGTTCCCGTCGTCATCGTCGGGCAATCGCATCCCGATTTCCACTGCATCATCCACGATGACGAGAAGGCGGGCCGTTCGGTCGGAGCGTACGCGGTTGCGAACGGACACAGGAACATTCTTGTCTTCGGGGTCGACGAATCCGATACGGCGGTCGGGGTGACCCGACGCAACGGCATCGAGCAGGCTTTCGAAGGCCATGATATCGACTATACCTTCGTCAAAACGAGCTTTGCCATGAAGGACGCCTACGAAAAGGCACTGGAAATCCTGCCGCAATCCAAAGCGACTTTCGTGATCGGCGCGACCGACAATATCGCGATCGGGATCATGCGCGCTGCGCATGAACTGCAGATTGAAATCCCCAACCAGCTTTCCTTAGCGGGGTTCGGCGGCTACGAAATCACCGAAGCGGTCTATCCGCGCATCACAACCGTCCATTATCCTTTCCAGGAGTCCGGAGAATTGGCGGCCAAAATTCTGATGGAATTGATTCTGGAAAAAGAAGTCGACCTGATCCAAACGCTGGATAACGAGTTGTTGATCAGGGAATCTACCCAAAAAAATGCTTAG